A single Ctenopharyngodon idella isolate HZGC_01 chromosome 22, HZGC01, whole genome shotgun sequence DNA region contains:
- the LOC127505366 gene encoding solute carrier family 2, facilitated glucose transporter member 1 — translation MESDKKQLTLNLMLAVGTAVIGSLQFGYNTGVINAPQKIIENFYNETWHGRYSEYIPSTTLTTLWSVSVAIFSVGGIFGSFSVGLFVNRFGRRNSMLMVNVLAFISAALMGFSKLAESWEMLIIGRFIVGLYSGLSTGFVPMYVGEIAPTSLRGALGTLHQLGIVIGILMAQIFGIKEILGTSTMWPFLLGFTFIPALLQCALLPFCPESPRYLLINQNEEAKAKSVLKKLRGTDDVDAGMQEMREESRQMMREKKVTIPELFRSSLYRQPIFIAIMLQLSQQLSGINAVFYYSTDIFERAGVSEPVYATIGAGVVNTAFTVVSLFVVERAGRRSLHLIGLMGMAVSSVLMTIAMALTDQLKWMSYISIVAVFSFVAFFEIGPGPIPWFIVAELFSQGPRPSAIAVAGFSNWFANFLVGMCFQYVAVWKHEHSNILSFLVVLMCVQILTGCSLYRN, via the exons ATGGAGTCTGATAAAAAG CAGCTGACGCTTAATCTGATGCTGGCTGTTGGGACCGCTGTGATTGGCTCCTTGCAGTTTGGCTACAACACAGGAGTCATCAATGCCCCTCAGAAG ATCATTGAGAACTTCTACAATGAGACGTGGCATGGCAGGTATTCAGAGTACATACCATCAACCACTTTAACTACGCTCTGGTCCGTATCAGTGGCCATTTTCTCTGTAGGTGGCATTTTCGGCTCCTTCTCAGTGGGCCTCTTTGTAAACCGCTTTGGCAG GAGGAACTCAATGCTCATGGTTAATGTTTTGGCCTTCATATCTGCTGCTTTAATGGGCTTTTCCAAGCTGGCTGAATCCTGGGAGATGCTTATTATTGGACGCTTCATTGTTGGCCTTTACTCTGGCCTGTCCACAGGCTTTGTACCAATGTATGTAGGAGAAATCGCTCCAACTTCATTACGTGGGGCACTGGGTACACTTCATCAGCTTGGCATTGTCATTGGCATTCTCATGGCACAG ATCTTTGGTATTAAAGAAATCTTGGGGACCTCAACAATGTGGCCCTTTCTACTTGGCTTTACTTTTATCCCAGCCTTACTCCAGTGTGCCCTGCTGCCCTTCTGCCCCGAGAGCCCACGCTACCTCCTCATCAACCAGAATGAGGAGGCCAAAGCCAAGAGTG TGCTGAAGAAGCTGCGTGGCACTGATGATGTGGACGCAGGCATGCAGGAGATGAGGGAGGAGAGCAGGCAGATGATGAGGGAGAAGAAGGTCACCATCCCTGAGTTGTTCCGCTCATCGCTCTACCGCCAGCCCATCTTCATTGCCATCATGCTGCAGCTCTCCCAGCAGCTGTCCGGTATCAATGCT gttttttaTTACTCTACTGATATATTTGAGAGAGCAGGGGTGTCAGAGCCGGTCTATGCCACAATTGGTGCTGGAGTTGTGAACACAGCATTCACAGTTGTGTCG CTGTTCGTAGTAGAGCGAGCTGGCCGAAGATCACTACATCTTATTGGGCTGATGGGAATGGCTGTGTCTTCTGTTCTCATGACCATAGCTATGGCGCTAACA GACCAACTGAAATGGATGTCGTACATCAGCATTGTAGCCGTCTTCAGTTTTGTGGCATTTTTCGAGATCGGACCAGGCCCCATCCCATGGTTCATTGTGGCAGAACTCTTCAGTCAAGGCCCCAGGCCCTCTGCCATCGCTGTCGCTGGTTTCTCCAACTGGTTTGCCAACTTCTTAGTGGGAATGTGCTTCCAGTATGTTGCGGTATGGAAACACGAACACAGTAATATTCTTTCTTTTCTTGTCGTTCTCATGTGTGTTCAAATACTCACTGGTTGTTCCCTTTATAGGAACTGA